A single Roseomonas gilardii DNA region contains:
- a CDS encoding diacylglycerol kinase family protein codes for MTGARRIGLITNPRSRALREGRFALAEAAGGLPRAAPSTPDELRAVLADFAGQGVDLLAVQGGDGTLREVLSALPRAFGERAPAIALLATGKTNLAARVVGTPGPGEAGLAALRRAAASGALRQHRLPVLEVLRPGLDEAPMRGLLFGAGAFTAAKTMADEGLHGRGIHDRLAVFLALAGTVLRSIVQRDHALRAGSPMSLSVDGRPTPEGRRFLVLATPLDRLMLGLWPFSGDGAGPLNWLDVAAPPRRLAAALWAARRGRQQPWMPEAGYASGRAGRLALRLDAPFVLDGEVFEPGPQGLVLSAPSAVTFAMP; via the coding sequence ATGACCGGCGCGCGGCGCATCGGCCTCATCACCAACCCCCGCAGCCGGGCCCTTCGCGAAGGCCGCTTCGCCCTGGCGGAGGCCGCCGGGGGCCTGCCGCGCGCCGCGCCCTCGACCCCCGATGAACTTCGCGCCGTGCTGGCGGATTTCGCCGGGCAGGGCGTGGACCTGCTGGCCGTCCAGGGCGGCGACGGCACGCTGCGCGAGGTGCTGTCCGCCCTGCCGCGGGCCTTCGGCGAGCGCGCCCCGGCCATCGCCCTCCTCGCCACCGGCAAGACCAACCTCGCCGCCCGCGTCGTCGGGACGCCCGGGCCGGGGGAGGCCGGCCTCGCCGCCCTGCGCCGCGCCGCCGCCTCCGGCGCGCTGCGCCAGCACCGGCTTCCCGTGCTGGAGGTCCTGCGCCCCGGCCTGGACGAGGCCCCGATGCGCGGCCTCCTGTTCGGTGCCGGCGCCTTCACCGCCGCCAAGACGATGGCCGACGAGGGGCTGCACGGGCGCGGCATCCATGACCGGCTGGCCGTCTTCCTGGCCCTGGCCGGAACCGTGCTGCGCAGCATCGTCCAGCGTGACCACGCCCTGCGCGCCGGCTCCCCGATGTCCCTGTCGGTGGATGGCCGGCCCACGCCGGAAGGCCGCCGCTTCCTGGTGCTCGCCACGCCGCTGGACCGGCTGATGCTCGGCCTCTGGCCCTTCTCGGGCGACGGGGCCGGGCCGCTGAACTGGCTGGACGTGGCGGCCCCGCCGCGCCGCCTGGCCGCCGCCCTCTGGGCCGCCCGGCGGGGCCGGCAGCAGCCCTGGATGCCGGAGGCGGGCTATGCCAGCGGCCGCGCCGGCCGCCTCGCCCTCCGCCTCGACGCGCCCTTCGTGCTGGATGGCGAGGTCTTCGAGCCCGGCCCGCAGGGGCTCGTCCTGAGCGCCCCCTCCGCCGTCACCTTCGCCATGCCATGA
- a CDS encoding CDP-alcohol phosphatidyltransferase family protein, translated as MPVWSMPGSELLRRALLRAGIADAAPWTGTDAQAPLLLLRADHVYDASLVTGLARRPGTLLCRPEDGLPVAAYLADHLTDTALAAAVAAALLAGRPAGDPAFAGLLPARPADLVDLYNKALRKRANPYLLSLDAGTRRAVEWEMFGGSYKGVTDAITKHVWPRPAFQVVRGCAALGITPNQVTFASLVLVFVALWLFATGAWLPGLLAAWVMTFLDTVDGKLARVTLTSTPLGNVFDHAIDLIHPPFWWLAWIYGLSQVGMPLAHPVAVGVIVFGGYVLQRLQEGLFLALYKMEIHVWRRFDSFFRLWIARRNPNLLILSLFTLFGRPDWGMLAVAAWTVFGCLEQVVVTIQAGLARRRGPLRSWLEG; from the coding sequence GTGCCCGTCTGGAGCATGCCGGGTTCCGAACTGCTCCGCCGGGCCCTTCTCCGCGCCGGCATCGCCGACGCCGCCCCCTGGACCGGCACCGACGCGCAGGCGCCGCTGCTGCTGCTCCGGGCCGATCACGTCTATGACGCCTCGCTCGTCACGGGCCTGGCGCGCCGCCCCGGCACGCTTCTCTGCCGCCCCGAGGACGGGCTGCCAGTGGCGGCCTATCTGGCGGACCACCTGACGGACACGGCCCTGGCCGCTGCCGTGGCCGCCGCGCTCCTGGCCGGCCGTCCCGCCGGCGACCCCGCCTTCGCCGGCCTCCTGCCCGCCCGCCCGGCCGATCTCGTGGACCTCTACAACAAGGCCCTGCGCAAGCGTGCCAACCCCTATCTCCTCAGCCTCGATGCCGGGACGCGGCGCGCGGTGGAATGGGAGATGTTCGGCGGCTCCTACAAGGGCGTCACCGACGCCATCACCAAGCATGTCTGGCCCCGCCCGGCCTTCCAGGTGGTGCGCGGCTGCGCCGCCCTCGGCATCACGCCCAACCAGGTGACCTTCGCCAGCCTGGTCCTGGTCTTCGTGGCCCTCTGGCTCTTCGCCACGGGCGCCTGGCTGCCCGGGCTGCTCGCCGCCTGGGTGATGACCTTCCTGGACACGGTGGACGGCAAGCTGGCGCGGGTGACGCTCACCTCCACGCCGCTGGGCAACGTCTTCGACCATGCCATCGACCTGATCCACCCGCCTTTCTGGTGGCTGGCCTGGATCTACGGCCTGTCCCAGGTCGGAATGCCGCTGGCGCATCCGGTCGCCGTCGGCGTCATCGTCTTCGGCGGCTATGTCCTCCAGCGGCTGCAGGAGGGCCTCTTCCTCGCCCTCTACAAGATGGAGATCCATGTCTGGCGGCGTTTCGACAGCTTCTTCCGCCTCTGGATCGCGCGCCGGAACCCGAACCTGCTGATCCTCAGCCTCTTCACCCTGTTCGGCCGCCCCGACTGGGGCATGCTCGCCGTCGCCGCCTGGACCGTCTTCGGCTGCCTGGAACAGGTCGTCGTCACGATCCAGGCCGGGCTGGCGCGCCGCCGGGGGCCCCTGCGGTCCTGGCTTGAGGGATGA